AAAAGGTGAGCTCGATCTTTGGTGATGGGTCGCCTCCTGGTGTGAGCCCGGGTCATCGCTCACAAAAAAACCGGCCTCCGAAAAGGCCGGTCGCGAGGTATCTTCTTCTTTGGGAAGAGATGTAATCAGACGACGCTGCCAAGCTTCATGGCAACGCTCATGTCGCCTTCAACCTGCATTTTACCGCCCATGAAGGCTGCCGTCGGGTTCAAGTCGCCAGACAGCATGTCGGACAGGTCCTCAGCGGACATCTTAATCGTGCAGTCTGCATCGGCGTCTTCGTTGCTGACTTCAGAGCCCTGCAAGAAGATTGTACCGTCTTCGCCAAGATCGAACTTCACGCTTTCTTCGATACCGCCGCCAGAAACCTTGTCACGGATATCGTTGGTAAGCTGTTCCAAGGACATTATGTTTTCTCCCATTGAATAAGGCCAAAGCCGTTGTTGCCTCTTTGAAGCATGCCCTTTACGTAATCGTCAAGACTAAATGCGCAGTCGTGTGGTTTCATCAATCGTTTTTGGTCTTCGGAAAGCCGGAATTTAGATTCCAGACCATTTCATGATGAAAAACTGAAAACACGAGGCCCGAATGGGCCCCGTGTCATGGAATTCCCGGAAAAAGGTAGGACAGTCCTACTTGAAGACGTCAAACGCGAACCGGTATGTAAAACCCAGGCCGACATTGAACTGGTTTTCACTACCGACCTTCGCGATAGGGCTATCGGCTGCGTCCCCAACGAGGCGATCATAGCCACCTTGCAGGTGCAGACGGACATCGTCATTGAGATCATAGCTGACGCGCGCTGCAAGACCGACCGACTTGAAACCGGCACTTGGATTGTATTCGCTCAATTGACCGCCGCTGGCAGAGGCTTCGGTGGACGTGACGCCGAAATAGGTGTCCATGTAATCGCCAGATGCAAATTCCGCACGCGGACCGAAGCTCAGCTCCCACTTTTCTCCGGGATACATGATGCCATCAAAGCCGACTTGGCCGACCTGCCCGTTGTGACCATTGATGCCCTGACGGATTTCGCCGAAAGCGCGCCAATGCTGTGTCCGAAAGCCACCGCCTAGACCGAGTTCTAGGGCCCAATCGATTTTGTTTGTCCCGGTCAGATCGGTCGTGTCGCTGGCCTTCCGCTCGCCGACGAAACCGAAGGACGGGTAGAAGAACACGCCAGTCCGCCCGCGGCCCTCAACCACCTGGCCAAGACCAGGAACATAAAAGCGGCCCATCTGGATCAGCGGGAACGGATAAACGAGGTAGGAGTCCGAGGCCTCATAGCGCGGCTTCACCATCGCGCCGACGCCGAGGTCTATCACGAATTGCTTTGTCGCATCTTCCGCAGAAAGGCTGCCGCCCTGCGCAAACGCTGCGCCGGAAAGGGATCCGGCCAAGAGCGCGACTGCGGCGCGCGAGATGAGTTTTTTCATGAGGCCCACATTATACCGGAAATTGTTGAACGCGAAGATAGCATGAACACAGGTAACGCAAAGACTAACGGAGTCGGGTTTTGCCAGACTGTTGCATTTTCGCACCTGCGTAAATGATAGCAGATTTACCTGAGTTGATCACCGCCTGTTCGCTGCGGGTTGCAGGCGGCGGTTCAGAAAGCTACATGAAGTACAACAACTGCTTCCAAAGGCAACGGACCGCACAATGACAGCCCTTTTCACAGTGATTCTCATCGCGCTGCAACTCTATACCTATGTGGTTATCGCGAGCGCGATTTTTTCCTGGCTCTATGCCTTCAACATCGTCAATCCGAAAAACCAGATCATCGGGATGATCGGACAGGTCCTTTATAACCTAACAGAACCGGTGCTCCGGCCCATCCGGCGGTTCATGCCGGATCTGGGCGGTGTCGACATTTCTCCGGTGGTTTTGCTGCTCGGTATCATTTTCATTCAAATGATCATTCAGAACAATTTGATGCCGATGTTCCGCGGCCTCTAAAAGGCAAAAAGAAACCCGGGTTTCGGCCCGGGTTTTTTAGTTTCAATCTTCGAGTTTTCTCGCCTCATCCGGCAGCATGATGGGAATTCCGTTTCGGATCGGATATGCCAGCTTGGCCGTCCGGGAAATCAGCTCTTGAGCCTCAGCGTCATATTCCAATGTTGCTTTTGTTACCGGGCACACCAGTAGTTCAAGAAGCTTCCGGTCAATCGGCCGGTCTGTTGTTTCGCTCATTCGTAAGTCTTCCGCCAGTTTTGGCTTATTGAAGGGTTGCGCCGCCGTCATTGTCGTTTCGGGCAAGATCCATCTCGGTAATGGCAATGAGGGTTTCGGCACGGGTTTTTAGATCCTGCGCTTCCAGCAAAGCCTGTTTCTCCTGAGGACCGTAGGGGCACATCATGCAAAGCGCGTTTACAAGAACTTCCGTCTCAGCCTCTTTGACGCTGTCCCAATCCGCTTCCAGATTGTTGGCGTCCAGATAAGCCCGCAAGGTTGTCAGCAGTCCATTGCGATCGACATCGTCTTCGCCCTGGCCGCATCTCAGGTCCGCGGCGAACGGGGCAAAATCGACTTCCGCCTGCCGGAAACGCGTCAACGCGGTGAGTTCCTGCGCTACCCGGAAGCGTGTCACACCCTGGAGTGTGATGAGGTACCGGCCGTCGCCGGTTTCTTGAAAGCCGGTTAAGCGGCCAGCGCAGCCAACCCCTTCCAGCAAGGGTTGATCAGGGTCTTCCGTGTTCTGCCGTCCTGACGGTTGCACCATCCCAATGAGACGGTTGCCCGCCAAGGCGCTATCAATCATGTCGATGTAGCGCTGCTCAAAAATGTTCAGCGGGAGCTGCGTTCTGGGAAGCAGCAACGCGCCGGACAAGGGGAACACAGGCAAGACCGGAGGAAGATCAGCAATCGTCTCGTAAATGGCGTTACCAGCCTGCATGAGTGGGCCTTTGTGTTGTTGTTCTCGACCAACCGCTTTGTGCGGTTGTACCGCATAACTGGGTATGTGTGGCGCGAGTGGCCTATCGTCAAGAAAACAACACGGCAGACAGTTTGCGTCGGCCATATGCACTTGCTTCATCCTTGAAACCCCAGGCTTCAAAGAACTGCAGCAATTGTTTGCGGGCGCCGTCTTCGTTCCATTCGCGGTCGCGGCGGACGATCTCTATGAGCTGGTCCACGGCCGCTGTTTTGGCACCCTTTGAATTCAGCCCAAGGGCAAGATCAAAGCGGGCCTGATGATCGTCCGGGTTCTGGGCAATGCGCTCTTCAAAGCCTGCCAGATCTCCAAGAGAGGCCGCTTGTTCGGCAAGGTCCACGGCAGCTTTGGCTGCCAAATAGACTTCATCCGCGCGTTTTTCTTCCGGTACGAGCTCCAGTGCCTGTTTGGCACGTTCCAAGTCGTCGGCGCCAAGATAGCATTGAGCCAATCCCGCAACGGCCTGAACATTATCAGGTTCCGCCTGCATCAATGCCCCGAACAGCTGTGCGGCTTGCCCATAATCCTTGTCAGCCAACAACGCGGTTGCTTGTTCCAGGTAGGCTTCGGCAGGATTGGCTGGAGCGGGGCCACCAACCTTTTCGATGAACGCCTTGATCTGGCTTTCTGGCTGAGCCCCCATAAAACCGTCGACAGGCTGACCGTCCTTGAAGGCAATCACGGCCGGGATGGATTGAATGCCCATTTGGCCGGCAATTTCCGGGTGGTCGTCAATGTTCATTTTGGCGAGCTTCACAGCACCACCAGCCGCTTTCACAGCGTCTTCGATCAGTGGTGTCAGCTGCTTGCAGGGGCCGCACCACGGCGCCCAGAAATCCACGAGCACCGGCTGCTGGCGGGAGGCCTCCATCACATCAGCCATAAATGTCTGTGTGGTGACGTCGAAAATCAGGTCGCCATCCGGCGCGCCGCCAGAGCCGTTGCCGCCACCGCCGCCGAAACCGCCGCCTTGGCCGCCATATCCGCCGCCCATGCTGGCGCCGAAACCGCCACCGACTTGACCGCCAATGCTGTAGTCGCCGTTGCTCATAAATCTGCCTCTTGCTGTTCGGCCGCTGTGAAGGTTGGCCTCGTTGGCCGTCTCTCTGGAAAAACCGCACCTAACATGGCGCGGCTACAATCGGATTACAATTCTCAACCCTGCACTTCGCTTGCCTGAGCCTGCGCACTGACTGCCAGCACTTGTGGTTCATGGCCGCACGCCTTCGCGAACTTGAGTAAATCGCTGGAAGTAATCGCTGTCGTCGCGTCATTCTTCAACGGGTGATAGTTCAGGACGTCATGGGCCATCATCGCGGCATCGAAAACGGGTGTGACACGTTGCGCTTCCCGGTCATTGATCAGGGAAAACGGGGTGACAGACCCGGGCTCAACCCCAAGCACTTCCATCAAAAGATCCGCGTTGCCAAATGATACCCGTCCCTGAGCGCCAATCACCTGATGCACTTTTTTAAGATCAATCTCGGCATCGTGCAGGGTGGTAATCAGAAACAACCGGCCCTTCTTGTCTTTGACGAACAGGTTCTTGGTGTGGCCACCTGGAATGCGGTCGTGCAGGTCGCCGGATTCGGCGACCGTGAACACCGGATCATGATCCACAGTGGTGACAGAGATCCCCAGATCCTGAAAGAAGCCCATGAGCTCGTCGCGGCTGGCTGGCATGACTTTTCCTGAAAAAATTTGACTGTTTGCAGCTCTCTAGCGTGTTTTGATGCTGATCCGCAAGGCGAGTGTTGCCTATGGAGCGGCTATTTTCTGCCGTTTTTGGAGGTGTTGAAGTTGTGAAATCCACAAAAAGACAGCTAAAAAGATTTATGCATTTTCGGTGTTGCATTCTGTTTCGGCTTAGTTCATATACTGCGCCACCAACGACGAGGCAGCCGCCGCCGAGTTGGAACACTATGCGGGTGTAGCTCAGGGGTAGAGCACAACCTTGCCAAGGTTGGGGTCGTGGGTTCGAATCCCATCGCCCGCTCCAATTCCACCGAATGGTGCTGAAAGCCAGTTGCAGAAAAGCAGCTGGCTTTTTTGTTGCGCTGACCGTTTGCGACAATTTTCCCTATGATTGAAATAAATCAGCGTCACAACCTTATATTAGCGTTATAGACCGGCGGGTAATCTACCTGTGCAAACTGCGGATGGCGAAATTATCAATATTTCGCCCCAAGACGCGATTGCGACTGCTTCAGTGACTTTTCCAGCGGGACCATCAGGTTCCGCTGTTTTTTTGTGACTTTGGGCTCCCTTGAAAGGCACAGGAATCGTCACTTGTTATTTCAGATATTAAAACATACCATAAGGTATGGTATGTATATTTGGAGATTGAAATGAACATTTTTTTTGCGAGTGCTGGAGGACTGGCCGCCATTGTGTGCCTGATCCATACCTTCTTGGGAGGCAGGGCGATTGCCGAGCCGCTTTTGAACGCGCCCGGGCTGCATCCCGTTCCCAAGCTCACGACCTATTATTGTTGGCATATCGTCACCATCACACTTGCAGTCATTGCCGGGATGTTCGGCTATGCAGCGCTCTTTGCCGGCGGAACGGATCTCGGGTGGGTTGCGACGATCTTGACGTTTGGCTACTGCGTGCTCGGCCTAGCCGTCCCGGTTTTCAAGAACCAGACATTCAAGGATATGCCGCAAGGGTGGTTGTTCCTGCCGATCGTCATCCTCGGCGCGTTGGGCGGGAGCCTATGAGCGAGAAGAAACGGCTTGGCAAAGAGGACTGGATCACGCTCGGATTTGGGCAACTGGTCAAAGAGGGCATCGGGGGCCTGACCCTTGAAGCGCTGTGCCAAACGGCGTCACGCACCAAAGGCTCTTTTTATCATCACTTCAAGGATCATGAAGCTTTCCTGACGGCTTTGGCTCATGCCTGGAAAAAACAGAACACACTTGATGTTGCCGAAGAAACACTTGCGAGTGCGCCCGAAGACCAGGCGCGCACGCTGGCGCTGAAGGCGGCTCAACTCGATCATGACTTGGACCGTGCTATGCGCCAGTTTGCACAACTCAACCAGACGGCCCGGCAAACCGTACGCGAGGTCGATGATCTTCGAACCCAGTTCATTGTTGCGCTGTATCGTGCGCAAGGGTTGGATGATGCCACTGCCAACAGCATTGCGAAAATTGAATACGCTGCCTTTGTTGGCGCTCAGATCATCTGGCCGGAGATGACAGCCGAAGAGCGTCTCAGACTAGATCAAAAATTTGCTGACCTTGTCTCTCGCGGCACAAAACAGCCTCACAAATAGTGCGGCTTGCCTTAAGCGTTCTTTGATAAGTGGATTTACGGACCGGTTTTGAGCGTTGAGTGTAACCAGTTTTCAAGGACTCGCCCTGTATGAATTGACGATAGTTCCGACATTCAAAACAGAAGATAGATATGGCTATTTTGCGCCAACCCGTTACCGCCGTCGTGATCGCTTTCTGGTTTTGCTTTTGGCTCTTGAACGGTCTCGACAAGTTTTTTGCCCGCCAAGACATCGGTTTTGTCCATTGGTGGGGCAATCACCGCGTCGAAAAATTCACCATGTATTTTGATCGCCTGGACATCGATCCTGGTTTCGTAACGGCGACGCTCATATTCGCAGGCATCGTCGAGTTTTTTGCGGCCGCTCTGTTTTTGGTGGCCGGGATCCGGCTTGTAAAAAACCAGCCGGGTGTTGCCTACCGGACTGATTTAGCGATTGCTGTGTCGATTGCCGTTTTTCTCGGGTTTGCAATCTTCGATGTGGTCGTTGGCGACAGGGCCGAGCTGCTGGAGCACTCGACATATGTTGGCGTCCTGCTGGTTTCCTTCCTTGCGGTCGCCGCCGAAAGTTTCTTCCAGCACCTCAAGGATCTGGACAGCAACAGCACGATCAACCGCCGCTATCCACCAGAGCTGAACTGAACCGCCTAAACCGGCACGGGCCTGAAAGGCGAGACCAATGGAATGCCATCGGTCTCCCTTATCCCCGTATCAGTGGCCCGCTGTCAGTGCGCCTTGCTGGCGCGGATCGGAAGCCCCGGCCAGAAGACCGCCCACTTTCATGATCGATTGGGTCGAGCCCATCACGTTCTTGACCTCGACCTTGTGGCCACGCGCTTCCAAAAGACGGATCGTGTCCGGGGACAAACCTTCCTCAATTCGAATTTCATCCGGGAACCATTGATGGTGGACGCGCGGTGCGGCCGTTGCCTCGGCGATGTTCATTTGGTGATCGATTGCATTCAGGATGACCTGCAATGTCGTCGTGATGATCCGGCTGCCGCCCGGCGAGCCGGTGACGAGGAACAGGTCGCCGTCCTTGAACACAAGTGTCGGGCTCATGGACGAAAGAGGCCGTTTGCCACCCTCAACCGCGTTCGCTGTTCCCCCAATCAACCCATAGGCATTCGGTGCGCCGGGTTTTGCGGAGAAATCGTCCAATTCGTTGTTCAAAAGAACGCCGGTGCCGTCGGCGGTGAGGCCAACGCCGTAGGAAAAGTTCAGCGTGTAGGTGTTCGAGACTGCATTGCCGTCCTTGTCGACAACGGAGTAGTGAGTCGTTTCATTGCTTTCGTAGGGAATTGGGTTGCCGGGAGCAACGTCCTTTGAATCGGTTGCGGTCTTCATGTCGATGGTTTCTGCGAGGCTTGCTGCATAGGCCGGATCGGTCAGGCCTTTTACCGGAACCTTAGCAAAATCCGGGTCTCCAAGATATTTAGATCGGTCGGCGTAAGCGCGGCGTTTGGCTTCGGCCATTACATGAATTGCATCGGCAGAGTTGGGGCCGAAATCGGCCATCGGGTAGGCCTCCAGCATGTTCAAGATTTGTACGATGTGAACGCCGCCGGAGGAGGGGGGCGGCATGGAGGCGATCTCATATCCGCGATAGCTGCCGGTCACCGGATCCCGCCAGACGGGTTTGTAGTCGGCAAGGTCGGCTATCGTCATGCTTCCGCCAGCTTCTTGAACCTTGGCTGCGATCTTCTCGGCAACATCGCCCAGATAAAATCCCGCAGCGCCCTTGTTGGCGATCAACCGGAGCGTTGCCGCCAGATCTGTCTGTTTTAGCGTTTCGCCCGGCACATAAGGGATCAGGCCGGCCTTGAAGAAAATGGCAGCGGTCGCCGGGTCTTTGCTCAGCCGGGTGATCCGGGCGGCCAAAGAGGCCGACAGGTCCGGTGTCACTGCTATGCCGTCTTCTGCGAGCGCAATTGCGGGTGCAACCAGGTCTTCCCAGGTCACATTTCCGCTGCCGTGTTTTTCAAATGCAGCCGCGAAGCCGGCCACCGTGCCAGGAACCCCTATGGCCAATCCCGAAAAACGGGACTTGTCGTTATCCGGTTCGCCGTCCGCTCCCAAGAACATGTCGCGGGTTGCGCCAGCCGGTGCTCTTTCCCGGTAATCCAGCGCTTCGGTTTCGCCGGTGTCAGCCTTGTGGATTATCATGAAGCCGCCGCCACCAAGATTGCCAGCACGTGGCAAGGTCACCGCCAGGGCAAAACCGGTCGCGATCGCAGCATCGACGGCGTTGCCGCCTTTTTCAAGAATACCGACCCCCACCCGGGTGGCGACAGCTTCCTGGCTCGCCACCATACCGTTGGCAGCCGTGACCGGGTGAAACCGGTCCTTTCCGGAATAGATCGGCGTTTCTTGAGCAACTGTCGGCGCGCCCGCGCCAATGGCCAACGCAAAGCTCAGGCTTACCGCCGTCGCCGCGCGGATCAGGCATTGGTGAATCATCCAGATCTCCGATTATCTTGCGGTTTTTCAACTTTAGACTGTGGACGAGGATGCCGGATGCGGCAATGGCGTTTTCTGAAAAGTTGCAGACAGGCTCATGAGCATGATTTGATGCAGGACAAGGAAGAGGCCGGTTCGATCAGACAGACTGCGAACCGTGATTGAGATGTGGAGACAGCGAAAATGGTTGAACGGTCCAAAATGTGGCGGAGAGGTTTTCGAGCGCTCGTTTTGGGCTTCAGCCTAACGGCCGTCGCTCCTGTGTCGTCGGCGGTTGCTGCCGATGTCGCCGCGGGAAAAGATCTGGCGCTTCAATGGTGTGCGTCCTGCCATCTCGTCTCCAACGATCAGGCGACGGCGTCCAGTGTGTCGTTGCCGAGTTTTTATGACATGGCCAAGGATCAGAGTTGGGATGCATCGAAACTGGCGACCTTTCTCGCCAATCCCCATCCGCAAATGCCAAACATGACACTCGGCAACATCGAGATTGCCAATCTCGCCGGGTATATTCAGTCATTGGCAAACGAATAACCGAAACTCTTACGACATGTCGAAGTCCACGCACATTGCGGCGTGGTAGGAGCCGGCATAATCGGGATCGTCACCTTCGAGGATCTCATCCGGCAGAGCCGCGTTGAAGACCTTGATGTGCGCAACCCGGTCCGTCATGGAGCGGCTCGCAAGCACATGGTCCAGGGTTTGGGCCCGGCCTTTGTGAAGTACGGTTTTCCGTTGCTCCAAAGGAAGGGCTGCATCCAGTTGATAAAGCTGCCGGTAGCCAAGGTCCGGGACGCCGGTATCGTGCGGGTCCGCCCGCAATAGCCGCAGCGCCCGGGTTTCGCCGGTCGCGTTGAAATCTCCGGTCAGGATGATCTGAGCCTCGGGATCTTCGTCAAAGAGCGCTTCCGCCCCGAGCCTGAGTTCAAGTGCTTGCGCTGTCTGTTTCAGGACCGACAAATGATACCCCTCTGCCCAGGCAGAGACAGAGGCCCAATTGTGCTCCGCATCCTTCCCGCCCCGGATTTGGGCTGCAATGGGCGCGCGCAGATGCACGTTGAACACGTGCAAGGGGCGCCCCGTGCCCAAGTCGATTTGAAGCTGCTGAACCGGCCGGTCGAAAGCGGTTGCCTGTGGCTCGTCATATCCTGGATCGGCAGTTCCCGGCCGCCAAAGTGGCGGCTCCGCGTGGCGGTGATAAAGGCTCTCTCCCGAAAGAACCGGATACCTCGAAAGCACAACAAGATTGTGCCGGTCGCCAGGCCCTTTGCCGGATGGGCGCAAGCTGCCGGACATGAAAAAGTCCTGATAAGGCGTGCCTTCAATCAGACGCTTCAGATCGTGAAACTGCCGGCTGGATTGGCCCTTGATTTTTTGGGCGTTGACTTCCTGAAGGCATAAGATGTCAGCCTCGAGCTCTAGAAGCTTTGGCCTGAGCGCGTCGATCCGCCGGGCCAGCAGATCTTCATCGATCCTGTCTGTGCCAAAAGATTCCAGGTTAAAGGTCGCAAGTTTCATGCCGCCGTCGCAGTCGATCTGATCAAGTTGGGAGCAGCATAGCGTCCCGTTATAGGTGGTGATAGAGACTGCGATCTAAAGAGTGAATTGGAACGGAACTTGGATATGGCGGATACGGATTGCCCCTGTGGATCTGGCGCTGCATTTTCGGCCTGTTGCGGTCCTTATTTGGAGGGACGCCAAACACCAAAGACCGCAGAGGCTTTGATGCGGTCGCGTTACTCAGCATATGTGCGAGAGAACATTGCGTATCTGCAAGAGACACTTTGGCCGAAACATCAGGCAGGGTTCGATTTTGCGGCGACGGCCCGATGGGCGTCGGAAAACCACTGGACGGGCTTGAGCGTTCTTGAGACCGGCAAAGGAAGCGAAGCCGATCGCGACGGGACGGTGTTCTTTGAGGCGAAGTATCTGTCCGGCGGAACACTGCACACCCACCGGGAAAACAGTCGGTTCAGGAAAAAATCCGGCCGCTGGTATTATGTGGAAGCGATTTGAAAACAGGGCCACCCGATTTGGGCGGCCCCTTGTGTTTCAGTTGACGCTTAGCACCGGCCGGCCATAACACCGCCGTCAACATCCCAGACTGCTCCGGTCACCCAACCGGCCTGATCGGAGAGCAGAAAGTCTACGGTCGCGGCAACATCGTCCGCCGTGCCGATCCGTCCGATCGGATGGAATGCGTCGAAGCCGTCCTTCAGAGTTTGCGTGATCTGGTCCTCCGGGATAAACGCGCCATAAATCGGCGTTTCGACAACAGACGGGGCAACGGCATTAACCCGGACCCCATAATCTCCAAGCTCCATGGCCAAATGCTGTGTGAGAGCGTGCAAGCCGGCCTTTGCCATGGAGTAGGCGGAAGACGGCGTCGCCTTCACAGCCTGGTGTGCCCACATCGAGCCGAGATTGACGATAGATCCGGCTGCCCGCTCCACCATTTTCCGCGCAATGGCCTGAGTGATCTGAAACGTGCCGCGGTTGAACGCGTGATAGAGGTCGTAGTCCTCCGGTGTGTGGTCGAGGAACGGTTTCGGACTGAAGGCACCAGCTGCATTGACCAGATATCCGATCGGTGCTTGCAGACCCGCAATGCGCTCGACAAGGTCGGCAACGTCCTTTTGATCGGTCACATCGGCTTGCCATGTTTGAACGCTGACTTTGTATGCATCCTCAATCTCTGCCTTTGCGGTTGAGAGTTTGTCAGCGTTCCGCCCGATAAGAACAAGGGGCACGTTCCTGGCGGCCAGCCGTTTCGCAGTGGCAAGCCCCATACCGGACGTTCCGCCTTGAATGATTGCTACGGTCTCTGTCATTTCAGCTTCTCCATGATATCTATCTACTGATAGGTAGATTACGATAACCGGGATATCGGGATTGCAGAAGCTTGTGTCAAGGCCTATCTACTGATTGATAGATAATGAGGGTGTCATGAGCCGGAATGCTGCCGAAACAGAAGGAAAAATTTTGGACCTCGCCGAAAGCCTCATTCGCAAGAACGGTTATAACGGTGTGAGTTTCCGCGACCTGGCGTCCGGCGTTGGGGTGAAGAGCTCAAGTGTCCATTATTATTTCCCGACGAAAGAAGATCTCGGCGCGAAGGTGGCGCGCCGCTATACGGACGGTTTCTTAAACGCGCTCGGTGATCCTGAAGATGGGCCAGCGACCGCGTCTGAAATAGTTAAAAAGCTTCACGGCCTGTTTGTCTCCGCGCTTGGTTCAGATGGGCAAATGTGTCTCTGCGGAATTCTGGCAGCAGAATCTGCTGGTCTCCCGGAAAGCGTTGTCACCGAGGCCAAGTCGTTTTTTGACCGTGTTTCAGAGTGGATGACCGTGAGCCTGAGCAGAACCGAATGGGCCGAAAACCGGTCAGAAGTAGAGATTAAGGCAGAGGCCTTGTCAGCTCTGGCACTTCTTGAGGGAGGCATGATCATTGCACGGGTTCGAAATGACCCGGCACTCCTGACAACGCTGAGACCGCAGCTCGCAAGGTGATCATTGAGATGGATGGTGGGCCCGCCCAGTAGTTCCGCGGTGTTTCCAAAATCGTTCATTTGACCGGTCCGCAATTGGGTGCAAGTCTAGGTTCAAGCCGCTCAACGGCAGGAGCCTGACTTCATGAAGTTTTTCCCCTCAGCTTTCGTTTTTT
This window of the Roseibium alexandrii DFL-11 genome carries:
- a CDS encoding TetR/AcrR family transcriptional regulator; translation: MSRNAAETEGKILDLAESLIRKNGYNGVSFRDLASGVGVKSSSVHYYFPTKEDLGAKVARRYTDGFLNALGDPEDGPATASEIVKKLHGLFVSALGSDGQMCLCGILAAESAGLPESVVTEAKSFFDRVSEWMTVSLSRTEWAENRSEVEIKAEALSALALLEGGMIIARVRNDPALLTTLRPQLAR